DNA sequence from the Acipenser ruthenus chromosome 8, fAciRut3.2 maternal haplotype, whole genome shotgun sequence genome:
GCTTGAGCGTTCCAGAAGAGAATAGCATTGGGTTGATTTGAGGTGCGCTGCTTGCAGACCTACGAGGGAAAGTGAAGCTTCAAACCTGACCCTAGCCAATGCCATTGTTTTTCACGTTTTATGAGGACTGAATTCACAAAATAAATTATCACTAATGACCATCATTGGTCAGTGGTCTTCACTCCCTGGGTGCCACTGCAAGCAACTGCTCTAAAGGTGCATGGCCTCCTTAACCGAGGATTGAACCCCAGCCTCTAGTTCCAACGTCCTGCCCCGTGCCAAAAAAGCTAGGCTCCAGTTACATAAAGGCTTTTATGAGATCTACATTCAAAACCTAGAATATTGCCagcagtgttttgtattttgagcTTGCAAACGACATCCAGAGCAAGAATGTGCCTATTTATTCACAAAGGGAGATGGCAAGAAGGCTTCAACATGTTCAAAGAGGGAATAAGCTTGTTGTAGCTGGAAGTATTAATCCatgaaagccaaaaaaaaaaccaaaaaaaaactgtgctaccTCAGCTAAACCTCAGTTGAGATGGGAATGAGGGTATCATCCACAGTGGATGAAATCACATACCATGTGAATAAGCATAATCTTGTTtttgacactgcagctttaaaattacatttctatCTTGTATGTTTATAAGTTTTCGTTGGCTACCTCTAATGAAGTTGACAGTGTTTTCTTGGTCACTCTTTGCTGTGTAAGACCTGTGAGCCAAACAAAAAGTGCAAGAGTAAGGCCACCGAACACTTATACATActataagttattattattattattattattattattattattattattatttatttcttagcagacacccttatccagggcgacttacagttaaatcaaaataaaaagcaGACTAAAAGCTGACAACgtatttaatctgtttatacCCTGTTGCAGTTcaaacatttagaatgctttgtcaatGACATTGAGTGCATGACCTACACGCTTGCTGTTATGTTTAAGTATTTTATGTTTAAGTATCATTGTCTTTTGTTatgccacataaaaaaaaatctaaaaaaataatgatCATGATTATAATTGAAGTATTTTTTCTTACATTAGATGCAGATTACTAATGAAAAATATGTTTACACAAATACAACACTGTCTGTTCTGGGGACATTCTGTGTAGTGTACTTATTAAAGATTCCATCATTGCTGCATTAATTGGTTTCCTGTCATTAGGGTTTTCAAGTAAAATCTTAAGCTTTTAACCTCATGAATAGGCAGGAGCACAATTGTAGTAACAAGAAAATCAATCTGACACATgcttgacaaataaataaatacaaatagaattAAGATGCCCAGCTCAAGACTTGATACAAATATTAGAGTGCATCCAAGCAGCTGACTCTTAGCTTCTCTCCTGAATAGATCATTCTATTGTGCTTTATACAGGTGACCTGGTTAGATTGGAAATATAACCTGACCACATTACGCACGTGGGTTTTTTGTTTGCCTCCAATTAGGTCAGGGCTCCCATTTAgacaacatattctcacatatTTCTATGTCTTGCCAAATGTGCAGGTCCTCTACCCTGCCACAGCTTCTCTATGGTTTTGTTCAGATTTGTATACAAAATGTATACAACgttaccctggttccctgaaatacaaACGTAActattactgaatgggtatttacctcctaaagacccaaaacttgaataaaatatatcaaagctgctcgctgAGCCTATGACGCAGTCATGGCAAGCCCTTGGGGGCACAAAACGACAGCGCTCACAGACCTCAGCGTCATGACttcttcaagcctgctgcaatcatggacgcagcaatTTTGAAGGTTAATGGTAACATTTCAATTtcggggaaccagggttatgataataacctaacgttccctttcaagtatgaaatgtaaccattaccgaatgggtcagtatacccaagccgtcgcaagggcaagactGCTGCatgaccggaatgctacaaggctaatcAGAgactgccttgtgcgttaccattcagAACCCAGTAACAAGTAGCCAAGGCAAAAAAATTGACGGAGAAACTCAcatctatgcctgtgttgtaaagGTCGACTGAGTAGCAGcccttaacactagttccaaaaccagggttttgtggatccacaaCCTAAGTCTGTAGAActtagtaaaggtatggggagtagcccacaatgctgcattgcaaatgtccttgacagatgcaccctggaataaagcccacaaagttgccatgcccctggaggAATGGACAGTgagctttctggagggggcaatttggccagctcataggcagtcctgactgtatcTGCTTGctttctcaactaatcgtgtagcagtAACAGTGATACAGCACGcatgcaaactgaaggttatagtttcaaatcccaagaacctttttttatatatatattatataaaaatattttttgcatgcaaatgttctattttaaaacagaaataaatcatttaatataaatgatatagacgtcacaaaAAGTGCTTTCCCTAGTATATTTCAATATTGACAAAACAAGTttattgtcattaaacttggatgtcctgtaatatacatattgatgaataaaagtgcctggggtctgcaaaaatacaggagaaaaaggacatttttaccttactttgggacatatttctcttactgtatgacaggttctGACAGGACGGCtgagggtggtgacgtcaggccagcaaGAACTGAAACCACAGACAGGTATGTACTCAGGTGCAATGCGCACTGCAGCACTATTTTTattgacaaaaataaatcaaataagtatttgtaacaaaaacactgctcacagagcgaaaataaaaggttaaacaaaaacaaatcttgcacacaaaaacactgtgcttccaccaggtcagagagccattggcaaactcagaccacaacatggtctcatttgaagtgatttttaaaaccccaaaagtaatgactaaagctaaggtttacacttagaaaagcaaactatgaaggtatgaaacagagactaacagaagtaaattctagtaaaatagagaaaacatccacgaaaaaaggatggctgtttttttaaaaatgtagtactagaggtgcaaaacaattacatcccaaacaaaatggccaaaatggtttaatagatcaattaaaaaaaatattcagcgaaaaaaggcactttacagagcgtttaatagggaccaaaaacaaagtacatagaaagagtacttggaaagtagttagaaaggccaagagagagagagaaatcaatattgctaagggggataaaaccaattccaaaatgtttttccaatattataacagcaagagaacattcaaagaggaggttaaatgtctaagagacacaaatggcaaaatcataggcgaagaaaaaaaaaaagcaaatatattaaatgattacttttcacaggtttttacaaaggaggacacggacaacatgacccacatgtcgacctgttcctatccaattttaaataactttagcataacagaggcagaagtgttaaagggactaggtgctcttaaaataaacaaatcccctgggcctgatgagatcctcccaatagtactccaagaaatgaaagaagttgtttaaaaggcatgtcgtatgcagacaggctaaaataattgaatctattcagtcttgaacaaagatgactacacggtgatctgattcaagcattcaaaatcctaaaagttatagacaatgtcgacccagggggcattcagaacagaaaataggaggcacttttttacacagagaattgtgagggtctggaaccaactccccagtaatgttgttgaagctgacaagatgagatgcttgatgagattctgggatcaataagttactgtgacagaaatacaatgagttctggtgataaatcttcctcccgacctgtgagggcgctaaagaacgggaggagaagtatctggaagggctggcctgacagttcgtttccgggaccggaaagtgggtcagcctggaaggaagcgagactctgttgtaagaccgtattgatttgacaggtaaacaaggggcagctgcaagtaataaggcagctgcaaccgtttacctagatatcatgcgggattacatataggggccagggtaacgctgttcttttccttcgtttgggttaagccaaggaccgagaaggacggtatagagtgaagtactgtattactctgtaaagagttgagtgtgtgtgtgtttttgtttgtttattgctgtacaataactgtctgtgttttgaaaccaccagacagctaaagcacatccggagctgtcgccgtgggccagcacaaaccggatcaccacctcacaactgtcaccgaataaaaagtgtattcattcaccaccagcacgactgcacgcacccgggacgggtgaacgtgtttttgttttgttattcaggactgtaacctgtcgtttcatccccgcgctctacacatcgttgtgtattgccggggcttattatttacggtcgctagaccaggatttaaaataaataaaaacatttgtcactggattaccgttgtctgcctgtcactcctgcaccgcatcaccgctacacctgttccccttactaaccactttgccacacgtggtgtcagactacgggatcatggaccgcaacgcactggcggagctgctgcaggcgctggagagcaggcgcgacgcagaggagagaaggagggaggagcgctacacggcgctcattgaacgggtagggctggccgttgctgcagcgacgacccctaccacaacaccgctgatgtcgcccccgaaggcacgggcaatgaagatgtcggcggaggatgacccggaggcgtatttggtggcgttcgagcggctggctaccgcggcggcttggccgcgggagttctgggccagccagttgggaccctgcctgattggggaggctcaggcagcctaccaagccatgagcgaccatcacgccaccgattatgacttggtcaagcaggctatcctccgccggctgaacatcaccacggagacccaccgggcgcgatttagggagtaccggagagccccggagacacgccccagggtggttgcagagcggttgtgcgaccacatggtgcattggctgacccccgggaagaagaccgcccagcagatgggggaagccattgtggtagagcaattctgccatgtggtcggcgccgaaacccaggcgtggatacggcgccacaaccccgacaccctggaggaggcggtcaaactggccgaagacttcgaggactccctgacctctgcccggatcgggatcctgtcggcccctgcccttcggagcagcagacctctccctccctctcctccaacaccaccaccaccaccccccacgttccagggacccagacctcccagagcaccgaccccattgggcccccttgcctcccccccatggagaccaaggttggcccccagctggggtagaggtgctgcccctgccccgttgccataccagcagcgggacagatttctgacctatgccccctctgtccctcctatctgttttaggtgccaccagccgggacatctggccaggtcatgccccgctgccatggagtgtgacgtggccgcgtgcaattgggcacctgaaactggtaagcgtggggaatatggtcgggaggggccttgtttgattaatgttgtgttagggaatgtgaaaacccacgcattagtggacacagggtgtgagcaaaccttgattaggacagctctcctgggcggtgtgtcgtggcggccacgaggtcaggtggccatctcctgtat
Encoded proteins:
- the LOC131737752 gene encoding zinc finger protein 446-like; its protein translation is MDRNALAELLQALESRRDAEERRREERYTALIERVGLAVAAATTPTTTPLMSPPKARAMKMSAEDDPEAYLVAFERLATAAAWPREFWASQLGPCLIGEAQAAYQAMSDHHATDYDLVKQAILRRLNITTETHRARFREYRRAPETRPRVVAERLCDHMVHWLTPGKKTAQQMGEAIVVEQFCHVVGAETQAWIRRHNPDTLEEAVKLAEDFEDSLTSARIGILSAPALRSSRPLPPSPPTPPPPPPTFQGPRPPRAPTPLGPLASPPWRPRLAPSWGRGAAPAPLPYQQRDRFLTYAPSVPPICFRCHQPGHLARSCPAAMECDVAACNWAPETDS